The Rhodothermaceae bacterium genome includes a region encoding these proteins:
- a CDS encoding STAS domain-containing protein, whose protein sequence is MRIDIKWQREGDIAIAALLGRIDSSNSNHLLTMLEEGIEPSDRALLLDFEKVSFISSAGLRVCLILAKKLSGEGKAFEICSLSDLNREVVAVSGFDELIPVRDATEDALSSLQSS, encoded by the coding sequence ATGAGAATTGACATCAAATGGCAGCGCGAGGGAGACATCGCAATCGCGGCTCTGCTTGGCCGTATTGACAGCAGTAACAGCAACCACCTCTTGACCATGCTAGAGGAAGGTATTGAGCCTAGTGATCGTGCTCTGCTACTGGACTTCGAAAAAGTATCGTTTATTAGCAGTGCTGGCCTTCGCGTCTGCTTAATCCTCGCCAAAAAGCTCTCCGGCGAGGGAAAGGCGTTCGAAATATGCTCGCTTTCCGACCTCAACCGTGAGGTTGTTGCGGTGAGCGGCTTTGATGAATTGATCCCAGTGCGCGATGCGACTGAGGATGCACTGTCATCCTTGCAGAGTTCCTAA
- the fsa gene encoding fructose-6-phosphate aldolase: MKFFIDTADLAEIQEAGEMGVLDGVTTNPSLMKIAAEREGKPLDFHEHIAKICDMVPGDVSAEVTAVDFDGIMEQGRTLAAIRDNVVVKVPLILDGIKAINALAQEGIRSNCTLCFSPTQALLAAKAGAAYISPFLGRLDDISSDGMTLLQEIIEIYDNFGYTTEVLAASIRHPMHVVQSALLGAHVATMPLGVIKKLLVHPLTDIGLAKFMNDWETFKQHQSG, translated from the coding sequence ATGAAATTCTTTATTGACACTGCAGATCTAGCCGAAATTCAGGAGGCTGGAGAAATGGGAGTCCTGGATGGGGTGACCACGAACCCCTCCCTCATGAAAATAGCGGCGGAACGCGAGGGGAAGCCCCTGGATTTTCATGAGCACATTGCAAAAATTTGCGATATGGTCCCGGGAGATGTTTCCGCTGAGGTCACTGCTGTTGATTTTGACGGGATCATGGAACAGGGCCGGACGCTTGCGGCAATCCGTGACAATGTAGTTGTCAAGGTTCCCCTGATCCTGGATGGGATCAAAGCTATCAATGCACTTGCACAGGAGGGAATCCGGTCCAACTGCACTCTCTGCTTTTCTCCGACCCAGGCACTATTGGCCGCAAAAGCAGGTGCCGCATACATCAGTCCTTTCCTTGGGCGCCTGGATGACATTTCCTCCGACGGCATGACCCTCTTGCAGGAAATCATTGAGATCTATGACAATTTCGGGTATACCACTGAAGTGCTTGCTGCTTCGATCCGCCATCCGATGCATGTCGTGCAATCTGCACTCCTGGGCGCCCATGTAGCGACCATGCCGCTTGGCGTGATCAAAAAACTCCTTGTGCACCCACTCACCGATATTGGCCTTGCCAAGTTCATGAATGACTGGGAGACTTTCAAGCAGCACCAGTCCGGCTGA
- a CDS encoding SpoIIE family protein phosphatase, whose translation MQEAVPRAEQVQRHDLQALFQTSQVLTSSLELYSVLSNLLLTAMGKLLVPRGIALLHDPEKQNWRVIVVKGIPAVEEESRLELPPLISETLIAGEELPTLLHSLGIRLLLPVRDDQSDIGAIALGSKITGASFQEEELQFVQSLVNMASTAVRNSLILEELRRTNLDLDSSVQQLNTLFELSKEFNATVDRSHVLKIFSFALMGHMVVHGHLFYLRRPDGTFKLVSGKQITTKDLATEFLDSIQDLVRAEPGDHLDQSGIAIALPIRQQGAVHGVLCLGAKMNDSPYDRKDVEFLYALGSLAVTSIQNVELIEERIAKQQLEEELRMARTIQRRLLPDKIPEVPGIEISTLALSSREVGGDYFDVAPLNKNRTLFMIADVTGKGVPAALLMSSIHACTHVMLPMDLTLEEAIEHTNRMLYENTDPDKFITAFAAMYYPDRSLAFVNAGHEPPLLIRASGQVERLSDGGPLLGIVPNIPYEAGYITLAPGDTIVMYTDGVTEAMGEAMDEYTEKRLLDLALANRSCSADALTKLIQSDIQQFTGPVEMLSDDRTLIVIKVTDQTQQPGVSHG comes from the coding sequence ATGCAGGAAGCAGTCCCAAGGGCGGAGCAGGTGCAGCGGCATGATTTGCAGGCACTATTCCAGACCAGCCAGGTACTGACCAGCTCGCTGGAACTCTATTCGGTGCTGAGCAACCTGCTTTTGACCGCCATGGGAAAACTCCTGGTTCCCCGAGGCATCGCGCTTCTGCACGATCCCGAGAAGCAGAACTGGCGTGTGATTGTCGTCAAGGGAATCCCTGCCGTTGAAGAGGAATCCCGCCTTGAATTACCGCCATTGATCTCGGAAACCCTGATTGCAGGCGAGGAGCTGCCAACGCTGCTTCATTCTCTTGGAATTCGGCTGCTCCTGCCCGTGCGGGATGATCAATCCGATATCGGTGCCATTGCACTTGGCAGTAAGATTACGGGGGCATCCTTTCAGGAAGAGGAACTCCAGTTTGTGCAATCACTGGTCAATATGGCCTCAACGGCCGTTCGTAATTCGCTGATCCTGGAAGAATTGCGCAGGACCAATCTGGATTTGGACAGCTCCGTGCAACAGCTCAATACTCTCTTCGAGTTGTCGAAAGAGTTCAATGCGACGGTTGATCGTTCGCACGTACTGAAAATTTTCTCGTTCGCTCTCATGGGGCATATGGTGGTACATGGCCACCTGTTTTACCTGAGACGACCGGACGGCACTTTCAAGCTTGTATCAGGAAAACAGATCACGACGAAGGACCTTGCTACGGAGTTTCTGGACAGCATTCAGGATCTCGTCCGCGCAGAGCCGGGAGATCACCTAGACCAAAGCGGAATCGCCATTGCACTGCCCATCCGGCAACAGGGAGCGGTCCACGGCGTCCTTTGCCTTGGAGCGAAGATGAACGACTCCCCTTATGACCGCAAGGATGTCGAATTCCTCTATGCTCTCGGCAGTCTGGCAGTCACCTCAATCCAGAATGTTGAATTGATTGAGGAGCGGATCGCCAAACAGCAACTGGAGGAGGAGCTTCGAATGGCTCGCACGATCCAGCGCCGTCTTCTGCCTGACAAAATTCCTGAAGTACCTGGGATTGAAATTTCTACCCTTGCGCTGTCCAGCCGTGAAGTCGGGGGAGACTATTTTGATGTAGCCCCCCTGAACAAGAATCGGACCCTCTTCATGATTGCGGATGTGACCGGCAAAGGTGTACCCGCAGCGCTCTTGATGTCCAGTATTCATGCGTGTACCCATGTGATGCTGCCGATGGACCTGACGCTTGAGGAAGCCATTGAGCACACCAATCGCATGCTGTACGAAAACACCGACCCGGATAAATTCATCACTGCTTTTGCAGCGATGTATTATCCAGACAGATCGCTTGCATTTGTGAATGCCGGGCATGAACCCCCCTTATTGATCCGAGCGAGTGGGCAGGTCGAACGCCTCTCGGATGGAGGTCCGCTTCTTGGCATCGTCCCGAATATACCCTACGAAGCGGGTTATATTACCCTCGCACCGGGAGACACGATCGTCATGTATACTGATGGAGTAACGGAAGCCATGGGAGAAGCCATGGATGAATATACTGAGAAGCGTCTACTGGACTTGGCTTTGGCCAACCGTAGCTGCTCTGCAGATGCCCTTACGAAGTTAATTCAAAGTGACATCCAACAATTCACCGGCCCCGTTGAAATGCTCAGCGATGATCGTACCCTGATTGTTATCAAAGTGACCGATCAAACTCAGCAGCCAGGGGTATCACACGGATAA
- a CDS encoding MBL fold metallo-hydrolase produces the protein MDFISLGRANDIGASCHYLGVNGSGIVLDAGADPNEEGPASLPDFSPIEHHNVDHVFITHAHHDHIGSIPNLNAKWPMAWMHLTPATRTLTTFMLYASARLQRRKFDEGSSPFRALFDEEDLDDVFDVLCTHDYDQWIDLGSEHLRAKLHYSGHLLGSAGVLLSTPDHRRIYYTSDTRSEAQTMIPGAAHPSAPIDVLIMESTLGADPVAETVTRPEEEVRFARRLASVLDRGGTVLLPVFMLGRAQEILALLGRFKMQNLIDPETPIYTAGGLREVSRIYDDYRLSTPRIDPDFEVYSVDQKRFPRTRKARNRVLNQPGILVLTSGMMIERTLSHQVAVELLENEKHAIFFVGFSKEDLPAGKLLHAAQSGAEGMLLSPDRGMQQIECEVDRFRFSGHAHRRELTALAKKLQPDTIILVHGEAEAKRWLKQNLREHCPEARVLTPSQGERVTL, from the coding sequence ATGGATTTTATTTCGCTCGGCAGGGCCAACGACATTGGCGCAAGCTGCCACTACCTTGGAGTGAACGGCAGTGGAATTGTCTTGGATGCTGGTGCTGATCCGAATGAAGAAGGTCCTGCCTCGCTGCCGGATTTTTCTCCTATAGAACATCACAACGTCGATCATGTGTTCATTACCCATGCACACCATGATCATATTGGCAGCATCCCGAACTTGAATGCTAAGTGGCCGATGGCCTGGATGCACCTGACGCCTGCCACACGGACCTTGACAACCTTCATGCTGTACGCATCTGCCAGGCTCCAGAGACGCAAGTTTGATGAGGGCTCGTCCCCGTTCCGTGCGTTGTTTGACGAAGAGGACCTGGATGATGTATTTGATGTGCTTTGTACCCACGATTATGATCAGTGGATTGATCTGGGATCGGAGCATCTGCGAGCCAAGCTCCACTATTCTGGACATTTGTTGGGATCTGCAGGTGTACTGCTCTCTACCCCCGATCATCGCCGGATATATTACACCAGCGACACCCGCTCAGAGGCACAGACAATGATTCCGGGAGCGGCGCATCCTTCTGCACCGATTGATGTACTCATCATGGAGTCTACACTCGGTGCGGATCCGGTTGCGGAAACCGTGACCCGCCCCGAGGAAGAAGTCCGGTTTGCCCGGAGGCTTGCATCCGTTCTAGACCGGGGAGGAACGGTACTCCTACCGGTATTCATGTTAGGACGAGCCCAGGAGATCCTTGCCCTGCTTGGACGCTTCAAGATGCAAAACCTGATTGATCCAGAGACTCCTATCTACACGGCGGGAGGACTGCGCGAAGTCTCGCGAATCTATGATGATTACCGCTTATCTACACCTCGAATTGATCCCGATTTTGAGGTCTATTCCGTTGATCAAAAGCGATTTCCAAGAACGCGCAAGGCTCGAAACAGAGTTCTAAACCAACCCGGGATCCTTGTCCTGACCAGTGGCATGATGATTGAGCGAACGCTGTCGCACCAGGTTGCCGTCGAGCTCCTCGAAAATGAGAAGCATGCCATCTTTTTTGTCGGGTTCAGCAAAGAAGATCTGCCTGCAGGGAAGCTACTTCATGCAGCACAGAGTGGAGCGGAGGGGATGCTGCTTAGCCCTGACCGGGGGATGCAACAGATCGAATGCGAGGTAGATCGTTTTCGTTTCAGCGGGCATGCCCACCGCAGAGAGCTCACGGCGCTTGCCAAAAAGCTTCAACCCGATACAATCATCCTGGTGCATGGAGAAGCTGAGGCCAAGCGCTGGCTGAAGCAAAACCTTCGTGAGCATTGCCCCGAAGCCCGTGTACTGACCCCTTCCCAGGGCGAACGTGTCACCTTATAG
- a CDS encoding amino acid permease, whose amino-acid sequence MSDSDERHLGRFGATALGVGAIVGGGILALAGVAFATAGSAAIVAFALNGGIAFLTAASFVRLASRYPESGGTYAYAKRVVSIEVAFIVGWVVWFASIVAGVLYALGFAVFAVEGAIRLFPAFMGQWSWIGDGRGELLLALAAIGVYSWILVGRSAGGGNAATVGKVVVFGLLVAGGVWVWLSGSPAEAVGRLRPFAPGGALGIVQAMGYTFIALQGFDLIAAVGGEVKNPQRTVPFAMYAALGITLVIYLPLLAIVATVGAPPEGILAAAQANPEGLVAEAVDRYLGVPGYWLVIGAGILSMLSALHANLYGASRVAFSMARDRTLPRQIGQIRGRTGAPAIAVITTGGMMVVIVLAVDNVAAAGAAASLIFLVSFAMVHCTAILTLRRSGEARLPVLPVLGVIFCLGLAVFQAVVVPEAGRVAALWLGVGMVLYLMALAPGARVADASAEAKDPELARSRGRNPLVLAPIANPASAASLSNVAATVCTPNAGKAVLLSVLRPDQMPGDAIIRDAKDILAESFGQSLDVTASPETLFTVASDVWEEIARVANEHGCETVLLGLPRIEKPGVEARLEGLISAIDADVVIVRAPPRWRISEATRILVPVRGQRVHSLLRARLLASLSRTTPPDLTFVQALPSDTRADTQRRRLQTIQRLARDEAAGPYQVEIDLVDDPVASIVSRASESDLLVMGMESRRRHKPSIGPFALEVARRTTVPLILLGCRYYAGSFTARGFVQAVSAIQKPGG is encoded by the coding sequence ATGAGCGACAGTGACGAACGGCATTTAGGTCGTTTCGGCGCGACCGCACTTGGCGTGGGCGCGATAGTTGGGGGCGGCATTCTTGCGCTTGCCGGCGTTGCCTTCGCCACTGCCGGTTCGGCTGCTATCGTAGCCTTTGCACTCAACGGCGGCATTGCGTTCCTTACGGCAGCCAGCTTTGTGCGACTAGCCTCCCGCTACCCTGAATCCGGCGGCACGTATGCCTATGCGAAGCGAGTAGTCTCGATCGAGGTTGCATTCATCGTGGGCTGGGTAGTTTGGTTCGCCTCGATCGTAGCCGGCGTGCTCTATGCGCTCGGCTTCGCTGTCTTCGCCGTTGAAGGTGCAATCCGACTATTTCCAGCTTTCATGGGACAGTGGAGCTGGATCGGAGACGGGCGAGGAGAACTCCTGCTAGCACTCGCTGCGATCGGGGTTTATTCGTGGATTCTTGTGGGACGCTCGGCAGGAGGCGGCAATGCGGCCACGGTTGGTAAGGTGGTCGTCTTTGGGCTTCTCGTAGCCGGAGGAGTGTGGGTATGGCTAAGCGGGAGTCCGGCCGAGGCAGTCGGGCGCTTGCGCCCATTTGCGCCCGGTGGTGCATTGGGGATTGTGCAGGCAATGGGCTATACCTTCATCGCTCTCCAGGGATTCGACCTGATCGCCGCCGTTGGGGGCGAAGTGAAGAACCCGCAACGTACCGTACCGTTCGCGATGTACGCCGCCCTCGGCATTACGCTTGTGATCTACCTACCGCTTCTTGCCATAGTTGCAACGGTGGGGGCTCCACCCGAAGGAATCCTTGCAGCGGCGCAAGCTAACCCAGAGGGGCTCGTTGCAGAGGCCGTGGACCGGTACTTGGGAGTGCCCGGTTATTGGCTCGTGATCGGCGCCGGCATTCTGTCGATGCTGTCGGCCCTGCATGCCAACTTGTACGGTGCCTCTCGCGTGGCATTTTCTATGGCCCGAGACCGCACACTTCCGCGTCAAATCGGACAGATACGCGGACGGACGGGAGCGCCAGCTATTGCAGTGATCACGACCGGAGGGATGATGGTCGTAATTGTACTCGCAGTGGACAACGTGGCAGCAGCGGGAGCAGCCGCAAGCCTGATATTTCTCGTTTCATTCGCCATGGTACATTGTACTGCGATTCTTACTCTCCGGCGCTCCGGGGAGGCACGCCTTCCAGTGCTACCTGTCCTAGGGGTGATTTTCTGCCTGGGTTTGGCAGTATTTCAGGCCGTCGTTGTACCTGAAGCGGGCCGTGTCGCGGCCCTGTGGCTGGGTGTCGGCATGGTCCTGTATCTCATGGCTCTTGCACCTGGAGCAAGAGTGGCTGATGCGAGCGCTGAAGCCAAGGACCCAGAGCTGGCTCGCTCAAGGGGGCGGAACCCGCTTGTTCTTGCACCGATCGCAAATCCGGCAAGTGCCGCGAGCCTGTCCAACGTGGCTGCAACGGTGTGCACACCGAATGCGGGGAAGGCGGTTCTTCTTTCAGTGCTGCGCCCGGATCAAATGCCCGGCGACGCAATAATCCGCGACGCAAAGGATATTTTGGCCGAGTCTTTCGGTCAGAGCCTTGACGTCACTGCGAGTCCGGAAACGCTGTTTACGGTAGCATCCGACGTATGGGAGGAAATCGCCCGCGTAGCAAATGAGCACGGCTGTGAAACTGTGCTCCTCGGCCTGCCTCGTATTGAGAAACCCGGAGTAGAAGCCCGACTGGAAGGATTGATCTCAGCCATCGATGCGGATGTGGTCATTGTGCGCGCTCCGCCGCGGTGGCGTATCTCTGAAGCGACGCGCATTCTCGTGCCAGTCCGGGGTCAGCGCGTACATAGTCTTTTGCGTGCACGTTTGTTGGCCAGCTTGTCTCGCACAACTCCTCCTGATTTGACGTTTGTACAGGCGTTGCCTTCCGACACAAGAGCGGACACCCAGCGGCGACGCCTGCAAACGATCCAACGTCTTGCCAGGGACGAAGCTGCGGGGCCATATCAGGTGGAAATCGATTTAGTGGACGATCCAGTCGCTAGTATTGTATCCAGGGCATCAGAGAGTGACCTTCTCGTGATGGGGATGGAAAGCCGTCGTCGGCACAAACCTTCTATCGGTCCGTTCGCTCTTGAGGTCGCGAGAAGGACAACAGTGCCCTTAATTCTCCTCGGGTGTCGCTACTACGCTGGCTCCTTCACGGCACGGGGATTCGTCCAGGCCGTCTCCGCAATCCAGAAGCCCGGCGGTTGA